The following coding sequences lie in one Thalassoglobus polymorphus genomic window:
- a CDS encoding sigma-70 family RNA polymerase sigma factor encodes MPENADHQSPDHQDANHLIERIRQKDRDALAEFIELRRPQLLAFIDKRLSDRLRKKIEASDIFQDLSMSCLGSFESVDFEGRDPFRWLCQQAERRIIDAHRHHFGAQKRAANREVGIHGAGPGNEGAGIENDLAASMTSPSAAFSRNQKEFFLAEALEQLPDEAREALKLRYLQGMQSKEIAEQIGKSDAATRVLLSRSLKRMQEMLSENVAFQTLLAQNR; translated from the coding sequence ATGCCTGAGAACGCTGACCATCAAAGTCCTGACCATCAGGACGCGAACCATCTGATTGAACGGATCCGCCAGAAAGATCGCGACGCCTTAGCAGAGTTCATCGAACTTCGGCGTCCGCAACTTTTGGCGTTTATCGACAAGCGGCTGAGTGACCGTCTGCGCAAGAAAATCGAAGCCAGCGACATCTTTCAAGATCTCTCGATGAGCTGCCTCGGTTCTTTTGAATCTGTTGACTTCGAAGGTCGCGACCCATTTCGCTGGTTGTGCCAGCAGGCTGAACGCCGCATCATCGACGCTCATCGGCATCATTTCGGTGCACAAAAACGGGCAGCGAATCGTGAAGTTGGCATCCATGGCGCCGGCCCAGGAAATGAAGGGGCCGGTATCGAAAACGACCTGGCTGCGAGCATGACCAGCCCGAGCGCTGCCTTCTCTCGCAACCAAAAAGAATTCTTCCTCGCAGAGGCATTGGAACAACTTCCGGATGAGGCTCGTGAAGCCTTGAAGCTACGCTACCTGCAAGGCATGCAGAGCAAGGAAATCGCCGAGCAAATCGGGAAATCGGATGCAGCGACACGAGTCCTCCTCAGCAGGTCATTAAAGCGCATGCAAGAGATGCTCTCAGAAAATGTTGCATTTCAAACTCTCCTCGCGCAAAATCGATAG
- a CDS encoding C-terminal binding protein, with protein MSSRKILITDHPWPELEIEENLLRAAGIEIVDAPNDAEATLIDLAQDVFAIATCWAEVTEPVIRAAKSCKLICRMGIGLDNINLKVASELEILVTNVPDYCVEEVADHTLGLMLALTRNIGFFHQRTKQGEYNLKAGPPMHRLSEQRLGLIGFGHIGREVFQRAKAFGLDVAAHTPSGNDYGTGCPMLSLDEILFTSDILSLHAPLSDATHHLINDSTVNQLKAGVILINTSRGSLIDPAALLRGLQTGKIAGAGLDVFEPEPPDLHDELYRQENVIATPHAAFVSEESVDELRMRVTKQILAVFNGEPPQNIVNQ; from the coding sequence ATGAGTTCCCGAAAAATCTTAATCACAGATCACCCCTGGCCAGAACTCGAGATTGAAGAGAATCTTCTGAGAGCTGCAGGAATCGAAATTGTCGATGCCCCGAATGACGCGGAAGCAACGCTCATCGATCTCGCTCAAGATGTCTTTGCCATCGCAACATGCTGGGCCGAGGTCACAGAGCCGGTCATTCGGGCAGCCAAAAGCTGCAAACTGATCTGCCGCATGGGAATCGGGCTCGACAACATCAACCTCAAGGTTGCCAGTGAACTCGAAATCCTAGTCACGAACGTTCCCGATTACTGCGTCGAAGAAGTCGCAGATCATACGCTCGGATTGATGCTGGCACTCACACGGAATATCGGCTTCTTCCATCAACGAACCAAGCAAGGTGAATACAATCTGAAAGCGGGACCACCGATGCACCGGCTCAGTGAGCAACGCCTGGGACTTATCGGTTTCGGACACATCGGACGAGAGGTGTTCCAACGGGCAAAAGCGTTTGGGCTTGATGTCGCCGCCCACACTCCGTCAGGAAACGATTACGGAACCGGTTGCCCGATGCTTTCGCTGGATGAAATTCTCTTCACTTCGGATATCCTGAGCCTACACGCTCCATTGTCCGACGCCACTCACCATCTGATCAATGACAGCACCGTGAACCAACTCAAGGCTGGCGTCATCTTGATCAACACTTCGCGCGGCTCATTGATCGATCCTGCAGCGCTCTTGCGAGGCCTGCAAACCGGGAAGATTGCCGGCGCAGGCCTGGACGTCTTCGAACCCGAGCCACCCGATCTGCATGACGAGTTGTACCGACAGGAAAACGTCATCGCCACACCGCACGCTGCGTTTGTTTCAGAAGAATCAGTGGACGAGTTGAGAATGCGCGTCACAAAACAGATCCTCGCAGTTTTTAATGGCGAGCCCCCGCAAAACATCGTAAACCAGTGA